One genomic segment of Coffea arabica cultivar ET-39 chromosome 6e, Coffea Arabica ET-39 HiFi, whole genome shotgun sequence includes these proteins:
- the LOC113697073 gene encoding protein CIA1 isoform X1 has protein sequence MSLVDESFELKELQVLEGHADRVWSVAWKPATGFDGVPAVLASCSGDKTVRVWEQSPSSGSFQCKAVLEETHTRTVRSCAWSPSGKLLATASFDATTAVWEHVGDDYECVSTLEGHENEVKSISWNASGSLLATCGRDKSVWIWEVLPGNEFECVSVLQGHTQDVKMVQWHPNMDILFSCSYDNTIKVWAEDGDDDWHCVQTLAEANNGHTSTVWALSFNATGDKMATCSDDLTLKIWGSDLLTIQSGNGSAPWKHICTLSGYHDRTIFSVHWSREGIIASGAADDAIRLFAEDGDGLVDEPKYHLLLKKDKAHDMDVNSVQWSSAGNRLLASASDDGTIKIWELISLAGDQKPPL, from the exons ATGAGCTTAGTGGACGAGAGCTTCGAGCTGAAGGAACTTCAGGTGTTGGAAGGCCACGCTGATAGGGTTTGGAGTGTCGCTTGGAAACCTGCCACTGGCTTCGACGGGGTCCCCGCAGTACTCGCCTCCTGCAGCGGCGATAAAACCGTCCGGGTTTGGGAACAGAGTCCTTCCTCCGGTTCTTTCCAGTGCAAG GCAGTCCTGGAGGAGACGCACACTAGGACGGTTAGATCGTGTGCCTGGTCTCCATCTGGAAAACTATTAGCAACTGCAAGTTTTGATGCCACCACTGCTGTATGGGAGCACGTTGGCGATGATTATGAATGTGTTTCCACTTTGGAG GGTCATGAAAATGAAGTAAAGAGCATTTCTTGGAATGCATCCGGCTCGCTGCTCGCTACTTGTGGGCGAGACAAGTCAGTATGGATATGGGAAGTTTTGCCTGGTAATGAATTTGAGTGTGTTTCTGTGTTGCAAGGACATACACAAGATGTTAAAATGGTTCAGTGGCATCCAAACATGGACATTCTGTTCTCTTGCAGCTATGATAACACTATTAAG GTTTGGGCGGAGGATGGTGATGATGATTGGCATTGTGTTCAAACATTAGCAGAAGCTAACAA TGGACACACATCTACGGTCTGGGCTCTATCCTTTAATGCAACTGGAGACAAAATGGCCACTTGTAG CGATGATCTTACCTTGAAAATATGGGGAAGCGACCTCTTGACGATTCAGTCTGGAAATGGGTCTGCGCCTTG GAAACACATCTGCACTCTCTCTGGTTATCATGATCGAACTATATTTTCAGTCCATTGGTCAAG GGAAGGAATAATTGCTAGTGGAGCAGCTGATGATGCTATACGTTTATTTGCTGAGGATGGAGATGGTTTG GTTGATGAACCTAAGTACCATTTGCTTCTGAAGAAGGACAAAGCTCATGATATGGACGTAAATTCTGTGCAATGGAGCTCTGCG
- the LOC113697073 gene encoding protein CIA1 isoform X2, whose product MSLVDESFELKELQVLEGHADRVWSVAWKPATGFDGVPAVLASCSGDKTVRVWEQSPSSGSFQCKAVLEETHTRTVRSCAWSPSGKLLATASFDATTAVWEHVGDDYECVSTLEGHENEVKSISWNASGSLLATCGRDKSVWIWEVLPGNEFECVSVLQGHTQDVKMVQWHPNMDILFSCSYDNTIKVWAEDGDDDWHCVQTLAEANNGHTSTVWALSFNATGDKMATCSDDLTLKIWGSDLLTIQSGNGSAPWKHICTLSGYHDRTIFSVHWSREGIIASGAADDAIRLFAEDGDG is encoded by the exons ATGAGCTTAGTGGACGAGAGCTTCGAGCTGAAGGAACTTCAGGTGTTGGAAGGCCACGCTGATAGGGTTTGGAGTGTCGCTTGGAAACCTGCCACTGGCTTCGACGGGGTCCCCGCAGTACTCGCCTCCTGCAGCGGCGATAAAACCGTCCGGGTTTGGGAACAGAGTCCTTCCTCCGGTTCTTTCCAGTGCAAG GCAGTCCTGGAGGAGACGCACACTAGGACGGTTAGATCGTGTGCCTGGTCTCCATCTGGAAAACTATTAGCAACTGCAAGTTTTGATGCCACCACTGCTGTATGGGAGCACGTTGGCGATGATTATGAATGTGTTTCCACTTTGGAG GGTCATGAAAATGAAGTAAAGAGCATTTCTTGGAATGCATCCGGCTCGCTGCTCGCTACTTGTGGGCGAGACAAGTCAGTATGGATATGGGAAGTTTTGCCTGGTAATGAATTTGAGTGTGTTTCTGTGTTGCAAGGACATACACAAGATGTTAAAATGGTTCAGTGGCATCCAAACATGGACATTCTGTTCTCTTGCAGCTATGATAACACTATTAAG GTTTGGGCGGAGGATGGTGATGATGATTGGCATTGTGTTCAAACATTAGCAGAAGCTAACAA TGGACACACATCTACGGTCTGGGCTCTATCCTTTAATGCAACTGGAGACAAAATGGCCACTTGTAG CGATGATCTTACCTTGAAAATATGGGGAAGCGACCTCTTGACGATTCAGTCTGGAAATGGGTCTGCGCCTTG GAAACACATCTGCACTCTCTCTGGTTATCATGATCGAACTATATTTTCAGTCCATTGGTCAAG GGAAGGAATAATTGCTAGTGGAGCAGCTGATGATGCTATACGTTTATTTGCTGAGGATGGAGATG GTTGA
- the LOC113697148 gene encoding large ribosomal subunit protein uL1x, with protein MSKLQSDAVREAIGVIMTEAKGDKKRNFTETIELQIGLKNYDPQKDKRFSGSVKLPHIPRPKMKVCMLGDAQHVEEAEKIGLEYMDVEGLKKLNKNKKLVKKLAKKYHAFLASEAVIKQIPRLLGPGLNKAGKFPTLVTHQESLESKVNETKATVKFQLKKVLCMGVAVGNCDMEEKQIFQNVQMSVNFLVSLLKKNWQNVRCLYLKSTMGKPNRIF; from the exons ATGAG CAAGCTACAGAGTGATGCTGTTAGAGAGGCGATTGGCGTAATTATGACCGAAGCTAAGGGTGATAAAAAGCGTAACTTCACCGAGACTATTGAGCTTCAGATTGGTTTGAAGAACTATGATCCCCAGAAGGACAAGCGTTTCAGTGGCTCTGTTAAATTACCACACATTCCTCGACCCAAGATGAAGGTTTGCATGCTTGGTGATGCTCAGCATGTTGAAGAG GCAGAGAAGATTGGTCTGGAATATATGGATGTTGAAGGGTTGAAGAAACTCAATAAGAACAAGAAATTGGTGAAGAAGCTGGCAAAGAAGTATCATGCTTTCTTAGCCTCTGAAGCAGTCATCAAGCAGATTCCTCGTCTTCTGGGCCCTGGTCTAAACAAGGCAG GAAAGTTTCCCACACTGGTGACTCATCAGGAATCTTTGGAGTCAAAAGTTAACGAGACTAAAGCAACAGTGAAATTCCAGCTTAAGAAGGTTCTTTGCATGGGTGTTGCTGTGGGTAATTGTGACATGGAGGAGAAGCAGATCTTCCAGAATGTCCAAATGAGTGTCAACTTTCTTGTCTCATTACTCAAAAAGAATTGGCAAAAT GTGAGGTGCTTGTACCTGAAGAGTACCATGGGAAAGCCAAATCGCATCTTTTGA